A single genomic interval of Juglans regia cultivar Chandler chromosome 1, Walnut 2.0, whole genome shotgun sequence harbors:
- the LOC108996733 gene encoding receptor-like protein kinase HSL1, translated as MFRLLFVVIALLLFVSSPLTLCLNQDGHFLQQVKGSLSDPTHSLSDWNDCDDTPCNWTGIACDPVTLRVTSVYLSSLQLAGPFPIFLCRLPSLIFVSLHNNSIGSSLTPDISSCQSLHYLDLAENFLVGPIPDTLSQIPNLRHLNLSSNNFSGGIPASFGEFRRLERLNLASNFINGSIPTSLGNISSLKELSLAYNPLLQSPLPSELGNLTSLELIWLQACDLVGQIPVSIGRLSRLTKLDLSMNRLTGSIPSSITGLKSIVQIELYENSLSGVLPSGMSNLTKLLRLDVSVNHITGTIPEDLCGLPLESFNLNENRLEGSLPESITRSANLYELKLFNNKLNGSLPSQLGKNSPLRVLDLSYNGFSGEIPSHLCDIGALEDLILIGNSFSGKIPESLGNCQSLSWLRFKHNELSGTVPERLWGLPHVYLLGLEDNLLSGDISRMISGAHSLSQLKISSNRFSGLIPEEIGSLGNLIEFSGSNNMLTGQIPGSLVKLSELGKLDLSDNELSGEIPVGIQAWKKLNDLNLANNRLYGEIPSEIGGLQVLNYLDLSGNQFSGKIPLELQNLKLSLLNLSNNRLSGSLPPVYNHENYRFSFVGNPGLCGDLPDLCPGIGRSKKRADFWVLGLVFGLAAIVLVVGVVWFYWKYRTSKKNKEGIAMSKWRLFHKLSFSEIEILDCLREDNVIGSTGASGKVYKVVLSNGDVAAVKKLWGGTKKEYGTVDSEKDEFKAEVETLERIRHKNIVRLWCCYETGDFKLLVYEYMPNGSLGDVLRSSNGCSLDWRTRHKIALDAAQGLSYLHHDCVPPIVHRDVKSNNILLDGEFGARVADFGVAKAVTVSNEDMSVIAGSCGYIAPEYAYTLRVNEKSDIYSFGVVILELVTGRLPTDPEFGEINLVKWVCTTLDRGGVDHVIDSNLDSKYKAEIGQVLDIGLMCASELPINRPSMRKVVKLLQEAVAENKTKLAKKDGMLSPYYYGETSEQRGKEQIAVDERDGEGDFCMILPLRK; from the exons ATGTTTCGGCTACTGTTCGTTGTGATCGCGCTACTGCTCTTCGTCTCTTCTCCTCTGACTCTCTGTCTAAACCAAGACGGCCATTTTCTCCAGCAAGTCAAGGGCAGCCTCTCCGACCCTACTCACTCCCTCTCCGACTGGAATGACTGCGACGACACCCCTTGCAACTGGACCGGCATCGCCTGCGACCCCGTCACTCTTCGTGTCACCTCCGTCTACCTCTCCTCCTTACAGCTCGCCGGTCCCTTCCCCATCTTCCTTTGCCGCCTTCCCTCTCTCATCTTCGTCTCTCTCCACAACAACTCCATTGGCTCTTCCCTCACCCCCGATATCTCCTCTTGTCAGTCTCTCCATTACCTCGACTTGGCAGAGAACTTCTTGGTTGGTCCCATCCCAGATACGCTCTCTCAGATCCCAAATCTACGGCATTTGAACCTCTCCTCTAACAACTTCTCGGGAGGTATTCCTGCCAGTTTTGGAGAGTTTCGGCGACTCGAAAGGCTGAACCTGGCTTCTAACTTCATAAACGGTTCGATACCCACTTCTCTTGGTAACATTTCAAGCCTGAAAGAGCTTTCGCTTGCTTATAACCCGCTCTTGCAGAGTCCGCTACCAAGTGAACTCGGTAACCTGACGAGTCTCGAGCTGATTTGGTTGCAAGCATGTGACCTCGTGGGTCAGATTCCGGTGAGTATTGGTCGGCTGAGCCGCCTTACAAAACTCGATTTGTCCATGAACCGACTCACAGGCTCAATCCCGAGCTCTATCACGGGCTTGAAAAGTATTGTCCAAATCGAGCTTTACGAAAACTCACTCTCTGGCGTGTTACCTTCGGGGATGTCGAACTTGACAAAGTTGTTGAGACTAGACGTTTCGGTGAACCATATTACTGGGACAATTCCGGAAGACTTGTGCGGCTTACCACTCGAATCTTTCAATCTCAACGAAAATCGCCTCGAGGGGTCTTTACCCGAGAGCATAACTCGGTCAGCAAATCTGTACgaactcaaactcttcaacaaCAAACTCAATGGTTCATTGCCGAGCCAACTCGGCAAGAACTCGCCCTTGCGGGTCCTTGACCTCTCGTACAATGGATTTTCCGGCGAAATTCCAAGCCATTTGTGTGATATTGGTGCGTTAGAAGACCTTATTTTGATAGgcaattcattttctgggaaaattcCTGAGAGTCTGGGAAATTGCCAGAGCTTAAGCTGGCTCCGGTTTAAGCACAATGAGCTCTCGGGCACTGTTCCTGAAAGATTATGGGGCTTACCCCATGTGTACTTGCTTGGGCTCGAGGATAACTTACTGTCTGGAGACATTTCTAGAATGATTTCTGGTGCACATAGTCTGTCTCAGTTGAAGATTTCGAGTAACCGTTTTTCAGGTTTGATACCCGAGGAGATTGGCTCACTCGGAAATCTTATTGAGTTTTCGGGCAGTAATAATATGCTTACGGGTCAAATCCCCGGAAGTTTGGTGAAGTTGAGTGAATTGGGCAAGCTTGATCTTAGCGATAATGAGCTTTCGGGCGAGATTCCGGTGGGAATCCAAGCCTGGAAGAAGCTCAATGACCTTAATTTGGCCAACAACAGGTTATATGGTGAAATTCCAAGTGAAATTGGGGGCTTGCAGGTGCTTAATTATCTTGATCTTTCCGGGAATCAGTTTTCTGGGAAAATCCCACTTGAGTTGCAAAACTTGAAGCTTAGTTTGCTGAATTTGTCGAATAATAGATTGTCCGGGAGCCTTCCTCCTGTTTATAACCATGAGAATTATAGGTTTAGCTTTGTGGGCAATCCGGGCTTGTGCGGTGACCTTCCTGATCTTTGTCCTGGGATTGGTAGAAGTAAGAAAAGGGCCGATTTTTGGGTTCTTGGATTAGTCTTTGGGCTTGCGGCCATCGTTCTTGTTGTTGGGGTGGTGTGGTTCTATTGGAAGTACCGGACTTCCAAGAAGAACAAGGAAGGAATTGCAATGTCTAAGTGGAGGTTATTCCATAAGCTTAGTTTTAGTGAAATCGAAATTCTCGATTGTCTTCGTGAAGATAACGTGATTGGTAGTACTGGAGCTTCAGGGAAAGTTTATAAGGTTGTGCTTAGCAATGGTGACGTGGCAGCGGTGAAGAAATTATGGGGAGGAACAAAGAAAGAATATGGGACTGTCGATTCTGAGAAAGATGAGTTTAAAGCTGAAGTTGAAACATTGGAAAGGATTAGGCACAAGAATATTGTGAGGTTATGGTGTTGTTATGAAACTGGGGATTTCAAGCTTCTGGTGTACGAATACATGCCCAATGGAAGCTTGGGGGATGTATTGCGTAGTAGCAATGGATGCTCGTTGGATTGGCGAACAAGGCATAAGATTGCTCTGGATGCGGCTCAGGGGCTCTCTTATCTGCATCATGACTGTGTTCCACCCATTGTTCATAGGGACGTGAAATCGAACAATATATTGTTAGATGGAGAGTTTGGAGCTAGAGTTGCGGACTTCGGAGTTGCTAAAGCTGTAACAGTCAGTAATGAAGACATGTCTGTGATTGCAGGCTCTTGTGGCTACATTGCTCCAG AATATGCTTATACACTTCGCGTGAATGAAAAGAGCGACATCTATAGctttggagtggtcattctggaGTTGGTAACTGGTAGGCTCCCAACTGATCCTGAGTTTGGAGAGATAAATTTGGTAAAATGGGTCTGCACCACATTAGACCGGGGAGGAGTCGACCATGTAATTGACAGTAATCTCGATTCCAAGTACAAGGCAGAGATAGGCCAAGTTCTCGACATTGGCCTCATGTGCGCTAGCGAACTTCCCATTAACCGCCCTTCAATGCGAAAGGTGGTTAAATTGTTGCAGGAGGCTGTCGCAGAGAACAAGACAAAGTTAGCTAAGAAGGATGGGATGCTCTCCCCGTATTACTACGGAGAGACCTCTGAACAAAGAG GAAAAGAACAGATTGCagttgatgagagagatggagagggagATTTCTGCATGATATTACCACTTCGAAAATGA